The following are encoded together in the Melitaea cinxia chromosome 22, ilMelCinx1.1, whole genome shotgun sequence genome:
- the LOC123664623 gene encoding uncharacterized protein K02A2.6-like: protein MEQQLGQVLSQMMETMRGMQLQQVQLQQALQTSDKTVSGITLQPYDENNESFSTYLQRLQNYISLKGVTSATIKVQIFLNCIGPKYYQVLKNITAPECLESKSYDDLVELLRNHIAPEPGEVAQQHKFCLRQQHECESIANYVAGLKEIGGKCNFICNNCKNSTFETHLRVQFIRGLRNSEIKERLLQESSSTKFDDLIRIAMAIETSKVETKEMFIGRIFVIDRKVDPVLGREWIRKLNLQFDINSLQKEENDITEKEFTEKLKKIIQEYKELFSEEIGEIKDYQAVFKLKEGAVPVFLKPRPVPFALKDQVEAEIDRLEKEGILEKVTYSQWGTPIVPVLKQNGKMRLCADYRATLNKNLENDNYPIPRVEEIFSKLSGGKYFCTLDINQAYLHMKTNEDTAEMQAISTCKGTYKVKRLMFGVKIAPNVWQRYMDQTLQGMEGTVCFFDDIALQGRTFIQLLQRIRKVFDKLKECGLHLNREKCQFFQKSVTYLGHTINEKGLHPTEDKVNDIKNSSRPTDVSSLRTFLGMINYYQQFIPNLASKLNPLYKLLQKDTKFTWSTSCEQAFQELKKEICGEKVLIPFHENLPVTLATDASPTGYGAVLSHIMPDKSERPIAFASRSLTKAEKGYSQLDKEAAALVWGLKKFFQYCYGRKIILIVDNQPLARILHPEKATPATTAIRLVHYANFLAGFDYQIKLRKTAEHANADYFSRLQHTNKNEKNDTLTDDEAFYLNQISEIPVSLQEIRVATATDPELQKLYIDIQSGREDKTRLHEFSLQNNCIFYGIRIVIPKKLQPKILEELHTAHMGIVKMKALARSYVWWKNIDIDIENMVKQCKRCCLMRKNPTKVPVHSWEYPKEPWSRIHIDYAGPFMNQYFLMVVDAYTKWLEVIPTNSMSAATTINILKKLYTTFGLPITQVSDNGRQFRSEEMQKFLKENGIQAKFTAPFHPSTNGQVERYVQTVKNKLKAMISEEGSIQDKLQRFLMMYRKTPNSTTGLSPGEMMFKRIYRTRIDLVKRPQELRNNSNEEIIVTKEFQRGEKVQIRMYDSNKWKFGNIVNRKGKLHYEVEVDGRIHQRHVDQIIKTSCLDNNFRIPDTYLIKPRESVANLYTPKLPEKDLLPGKNILPGKDVLPGKDLLPGKDLLPEKDLTTTHANATRRESIPYTETSEVDKPETPQATPDIPPTTQAEIEPRRSTRIRRPPNRLNF from the exons CTTATTTACaaagacttcaaaattatatttccttGAAAGGTGTCACAAGTGCTACAATTAAAGTGCAAATTTTTCTCAATTGTATTGGCCCTAAATACTACCAAGTACTGAAAAACATCACAGCGCCTGAGTGTCTAGAATCAAAAAGCTATGATGACCTTGTAGAACTACTAAGGAATCATATTGCCCCAGAACCCGGTGAAGTTGCTCAACAACACAAATTCTGTCTACGGCAACAGCATGAGTGTGAAAGCATTGCTAACTACGTAGCTGGATTAAAAGAAATAGGCGGAAAATGTaactttatatgtaataattgtaaaaatagtacttttgaAACTCATCTGCGAGTACAGTTCATACGAGGGCTGCGTAACTCTGAAATTAAAGAAAGATTATTACAAGAATCTTCTTCTACAAAATTTGATGATTTAATTAGGATTGCAATGGCGATTGAGACTTCCAAAGTAGAAACAAAAGAAATGT tCATAGGAAGAATCTTTGTTATTGATAGAAAAGTTGATCCTGTATTGGGAAGAGAATGGATTAGGAAATTAAACTTACAATTTGACATAAATTCACtacaaaaagaagaaaatgaTATTACAGAAAAAGAGTTTACtgagaaattgaaaaaaattatacaagaaTACAAAGAACTATTTTCTGAAGAAATAGGAGAAATTAAAGATTATCAAGCagtatttaaattgaaagaaGGTGCAGTTCCAGTCTTTTTAAAACCACGTCCAGTACCATTCGCTTTGAAGGATCAGGTGGAAGCAGAAATAGACAGATTAGAAAAGGAAGGAATATTAGAAAAAGTCACATACTCACAGTGGGGAACACCAATTGTTCCTGTCTTGAAGCAAAATGGAAAAATGCGCTTATGTGCGGACTATCGCGCTACATTAAACAAAAATCTGGAAAATGACAACTACCCTATACCTCGTgttgaagaaatattttcaaagttaaGTGGAGGAAAATATTTTTGCACACTGGATATTAATCAAGCTTATTTGCATATGAAGACTAATGAAGATACAGCAGAAATGCAAGCTATTAGTACATGCAAGGGTACATACAAGGTGAAAAGACTAATGTTCGGAGTGAAAATTGCACCAAATGTTTGGCAGAGATACATGGATCAAACACTTCAAGGAATGGAAGGTACAGTTTGTTTTTTTGACGACATTGCTTTACAAGGACGTACATTTATACAATTACTACAAAGAATTAGGAAGGTATTTGACAAATTAAAAGAATGTGGACTACACTTAAACAGAGAGAAATGTCAGTTTTTTCAGAAATCAGTTACTTACCTAGGACatacaataaatgaaaaagGTCTACACCCTACAGAAGATAAAGTAAATGATATAAAGAATAGTTCACGTCCAACAGATGTTTCTTCACTACGCACATTTTTGGGAATGATAAATTACTACCAACAATTTATACCTAACTTAGCATCAAAACTAAATcctttatacaaattattacaaaaagataCAAAATTTACTTGGTCAACATCATGTGAACAAGCATTTCAAGAACTGAAAAAAGAAATCTGCGGAGAAAAAGTACTTATACCATTTCATGAAAACTTACCTGTCACATTAGCCACTGATGCATCACCAACTGGATACGGAGCTGTGTTGTCACATATTATGCCGGATAAATCAGAACGTCCAATAGCTTTCGCGTCAAGATCTCTTACAAAGGCAGAGAAAGGTTACAGCCAGTTAGATAAAGAAGCCGCAGCATTAGTTTGGGGACTGAAGAAATTCTTTCAGTATTGTTACGGTAGAAAAATAATTCTCATAGTAGACAACCAACCATTAGCTAGAATTTTACACCCAGAGAAGGCTACGCCTGCTACAACAGCCATACGACTTGTACATTATGCTAACTTTTTAGCTGGATTTGATTACCAGATAAAACTAAGGAAGACTGCAGAACATGCTAATGCCGACTATTTTTCAAGACtacaacatacaaataaaaatgaaaagaatgATACACTTACAGATGACGAAGCTTTCTACTTAAATCAGATTTCAGAAATACCAGTTTCATTACAAGAGATAAGGGTAGCTACAGCTACTGACCCGGAACTACAGAagttatatattgatatacaaTCAGGACGAGAAGATAAAACTAGACTACATGAATTTTCATTGCagaataattgtatattttatggcATAAGAATCGTCATACCTAAGAAACTACAACCTAAAATATTAGAAGAATTACATACAGCGCACATGGGTATAGTTAAGATGAAGGCTTTAGCAAGAAGCTATGTGTGGTGGAAGAACATTGACATAGATATTGAAAATATGGTGAAACAATGCAAGAGATGCTGTTTGATGCGTAAAAACCCGACTAAGGTACCTGTACACAGCTGGGAATACCCTAAGGAACCGTGGAGTCGTATTCATATTGATTATGCCGGACCATTCATGAACCAATATTTTCTTATGGTGGTAGATGCCTATACTAAATGGTTAGAAGTTATACCTACTAATTCTATGTCAGCTGCAACAACTATAAATattctaaagaagttatacACTACATTTGGTTTACCAATAACGCAAGTCTCGGATAATGGAAGACAATTTAGATCAGAAGAAATGCAAAAATTCTTAAAAGAAAATGGAATTCAAGCTAAATTTACAGCACCATTTCATCCTTCTACCAATGGTCAAGTAGAAAGATATGTTcaaactgttaaaaataaacttaaagcaATGATTAGTGAAGAGGGATCTATACAAGATaaattacaaagatttttaATGATGTATAGAAAAACACCTAACAGTACTACAGGATTAAGCCCAGGTGAAATGATGTTTAAAAGAATATACAGAACAAGAATTGACTTAGTAAAAAGACCACAGGAATTAAGAAACAACAGTAATGAAGAGATAATAGTAACCAAGGAATTTCAAAGAGGAGAGAAAGTTCAAATTCGAATGTATGACAGTAATAAATGGAAATTTGGTAACATAGTAAATAGAAAAGGAAAATTACATTATGAAGTGGAAGTAGATGGAAGAATACACCAAAGACATGTAGATCAAATCATAAAGACATCATGCTTAGATAATAACTTTAGAATACCAGATACTTACCTGATTAAACCAAGAGAATCAGTGGCAAATTTATATACACCAAAATTACCTGAAAAAGACCTATTACCTGGAAAGAACATACTACCTGGAAAAGACGTACTCCCTGGAAAAGACTTACTCCCTGGAAAAGACTTACTACCTGAAAAAGACCTTACAACTACACATGCTAACGCTACAAGAAGGGAATCTATACCTTACACTGAAACCTCGGAAGTGGACAAGCCAGAGACACCTCAAGCAACTCCAGATATACCTCCTACTACACAGGCTGAAATTGAACCCCGTCGTAGTACCCGGATTCGACGACCACCAAACCGATTGAActtctaa